The DNA segment CTCTGCAACAAAAGAactcctctgtgatttttttagaCCCACAATAAGTTATATCACATGATATGATACAGGTATTAACTGCAAACGGGCATAAAGGAACTCTCTAGGatgataaaaaatgttttagaacgGGACTATAATGATCATTGAATAACTCTACACTAACCAAAACAATGGAATTTATCATCTCAATGGCTGAATTTCATGGTATATAAATTATCCCTCAAGAAatctattaataaattttaaaatgttttttctataATTATCCAAGGAGTGTTGAAAATCTATATCTTTGTTATCAACATTCTTTATTACACACCAGTATTTTTATGGCTGCCACTCTTTACTGCAATCACATTTACCTCTTTGGTCCCCAGGTGTGTTTCTATGAAGCAGAGGATAAATACATTATGGATTAAACTTAGTGGAATGAAGTTGAGTTCAAGCCACACTGAATATGTTATCCCTACCTAACAAGTTATGATCTTGCAGGAATTTGGAGATCTTTGTATATATCCAATActtgtttgtttctgtgtttgcTTGGTTTGGCCCCAGAAGTCCTTGGTACCATTCATGGTATTGTTTTCTCTTCATGGTCTTGATCACCTGTCTTAGCTTTGGTTCAACAGAAGCAGATGCCCAGCCAAGGATTCACATGTAAGCACTTTATTGGAAGGAGTAAGGACCATGGAACATGGGTTAGAGTGAGGAGAAGTGATACAGGGAAGAGAGTACATCCAATCAAGCTTACCTTAAGTCATCCCCCACACAAGTGAGCAGAGTTTTCATCCTGGGAAATGACGCAACATCCAAAGGTCAGCATTAACACACGACTAAAGGGTGAAGAATATGGTATACCCCATGACTCTCCATCAAGAGCTGTCCCTGGTGGGGCATAATTTGAAGTCAGGTCTGCCATCAAGCACTGCAAAAGATAGGTTCCACCTGGTGCTGACAGGGGCAGTCATATTGGAATACAATGGACATGGGGGAAGGGATCCCAGGGAATGTGGGAGAAATGCTGACGGATTTCTGCCACCCTATCTTTCACTTAACAAATGTTAAGTCACATATGGTttgcaaaaagaagaaatcaaacatgcctttgaggggagaaaaagaagcaagacaTTTAAATTTGCAACACTTGTCTTTGGGGCCCACCATGTTCACTTAGGTCTGAGGCCAGTGGCCCATCTCTAGCAAGGGACTCAGCTGAGGAGCCTGCCCAAGGCACCCTTCACATccttgttcctcaggctgtagatgaaggggttcagcatgggggtgaccacgGTGTACATCACTGAGGCAATGGAGATTCTATGGGGAGAATGGGTCACAGCAGAAGTGAGGTAGACCCCTAGACTCGTCCCATAGAACAAGGAGACCACAGAGAGGTGAGACCCACAGGTGGAAAAGGCTTTGTACTTGCCCTCAGTGGATGCCATTTTCATTAAGGTGGAGACAATCTGGGAGTAAGAAAAGACAATCCCAGTGAAAGGAAGCATACACAGCAGACCAGTAGCAACATACAAACAGATGTCATTGATGAGAGTGTCTGAGCAGGCCACCTTGAGAATCTGAGCCAGTTCACAGGAGAAATGTGGGATTTCAGTGCCTACACAGAAGGTCAGCTGCATCAACAGTAGAAGATGAACAAGGGCGACCCAGAAAATGACAAACCAACACATCAGAACCAGGAGGACACAGAGGCGGGCGTTCATGGTGACCATGTAGTGCAaggggtggcagatggccacaaaacggtcataggccatcacggtCAGGAGGAAATCATCCATTCCagcaaaaactacaaaaaaatacACCTGAGCGAGGCATCCTACGTAGGAGATGTCTTTGCTCTGTGCCTGGATATTCACTAGCATCTTCAGGACAGTGGTAGAGACAAAACAGATGTCAACAAAAGAcaggttggagaggaagaagtacatgggggtgtggaggcggGAGTCAGAGCTGacagccaggatgatgagcaggttcccaagCACAGTAACCAGGTACATGGACAAGAAAAGCCCAAAGAGGAAGGGCTGCAGTTCTGGATCTTCtgagaggcccaggaggaggaacagTGATACTCCTGTGTGGTTTCCTGCTTCCATGTAGCTGGTGCGcctgctggggaaggaggcaaAAGCAACTTTCAGTGAACAGCCAACTGGCACCTGAGCTAGTCACCACCTTTTGGTTCCACATTTTCATGGACATCCTGCACCCCCTCTTAGTCCTTCCATTACCAGTGATACTTTCATTCAAGGGGCAgcctatttccattttaaatgtgtgTAATTATTCAGTCATTAATTAAGCAGAAATCGCTCCCTCTATTCTTATCACCCACGCAACAGGTTCAAATTCTCCTGTTCAAATTGATGAACAAAAACCAATTTTTTCTCAGATAACACCCTTCCAAAATGATTGAAGACATTTAAGTCCTCTTCTTCAATAATCTCCATACTTCTCTTGTTCAAAGAAGTCATTTAGTGGTGATTAAGTCATTGATTTTTCAGTTTCAACAACCTCAATTCTATAACCTGAATTGATGTCACAGTTAACGctcatgtacattttttttaattctaaaattgtGGGTTCTCTTATTACATTCTTTGTGAGGTCTGAAAATGCCTTTGCACATGGTGAGATCTCAATACATGATAGCTATTATTAGTATCATTATTCATccatttttatgataattattGTTGATACTTAAATCTCCCACTGAAGAGTATAGAATTGCAATTTAGAACATGggatcttaggagttccctggtggcccagcagttaaggattcatcattatcaatgctgtggcatgggttcaggaagaaaaacaaggaaaatgggATCTTGAGTCAGGCTTCCTCAATTAGAATTTTGGTCCACCAGCTTCCATCTGTGCGACCTCAAGAcaaagttatttaatctttctcaGGGGCAGATGCCTCACCTCTACCATGGGAGTAACATTCCATAGACTGTAAGACTAATGAGTGAGTTAAATGGGATGATATAATTTTTCTAGTGTGATTCTTCTGACACATACTGCAGACACTTCATCAATGGGagattgtttaaataaataaatttgtcttaCAAATTCTCTATCAGTGATCATCATTCCCCTTAAACAAGGACAGTCATCAAAGATGGAATTCCAATTATAAACACAACAGGCCTGTTACCTCTTTGGACTGCCATGTAGCACTTCTACTTAGTGATGATCCTTATGGCTCTTGCTTTCAGGTACTGCCCGCCAGGTGCATTCTTCCAAGAGGAGGGAAAAGCATAAGAACTCAAGCgtaagaagaggaaacaaatcacaaaactttcaaaataaaatcaaactgtaTGAGAATGTGAGCTCATTTGTGCATGCTCAGAAGTGGAAATGTGTTGTAGTAAAGTCAGTGGtgtaattaccaaaaaaaaaagaggaaagacttgatgaaaatattcaaagatcCTATAGATCAGACCACCCTAAAAATTGAAAGGCCAATTtcagatgaaaataaatgtatacattctccACAGTAGAAAAAAGTTTGGCATTAACAATCCTAGAGAACACAAttcattaaagagagaaaaaaatcattggtaAGTTTCTCTAGGGAGGTGGGGAAAAGAGGGCTCTCTGAAATGTGAATGTTTAGCTGTGAGAGGAAAGATGGGTGACTGTAAATCAGAGGAGACAGGGGAAAGACAAACTTTTGGGGCTGAGAGAACAGAGTTCACACTTGCCCTGTGGGTTGGTCAGCTTGGTTAGGGCAGGTAGTTGAGAGGCCAGTGAGATGGAGAACAGAGAGTGAGGGTCAAGAGAATAGAGGGTGAGGTCAACACGTGGAGCTTCCTCTActattctttttaacattttattcttattccACTGGGGGTGGTATAGGTggaaagtacttttttaaaaaaaatattctctctgtctctctaagTTGTACTcacgtcatgtggaagttccagggccagggatcaaacccatgccacagcagcaacctgagcctctgcagtgacagtgccagatccataacctgtatgccacaagggaactccttcctgtatATTTTTGATACCAACTGTCTCGCCAgttggtaattctgtgtttatttctgggtcagAATTCATGAATGTTTTTGCTCATCATCATCTTTCCAGGGACTTACatgctgcctggcacatagtaggtgctaaaCTCATGCAAATGATAGACATGTACTAGAGActgagaccaggagttcccatgtggctcagtgggttaaggatgcagcattgttactgcagtgccttgggttaCATCTGTGGcgtgggttagatccttggcccgTGATCTTCCACATGCTCTGAGTGTAGCCAAGGATAAAAAAAATGACTGGAACCAAAGGAATAAAGcataacacaaaaaagaaaatttcaaggtCATCATATACttgaatatagaaaacaaactgaatgtttatattacataaaatgaaTTCAAATCTATTTTAAGTAAATAACATGTCATGAACAAGTAATACCTATTCTAAGAATAAAGAGCTGGTTTAATACTATGATGTTAACATAATTCATCACCAAAACAGGCTGAAGAAGAGGAAGCACAACCAAAATCACACTGAAAACGGCATTTGAGGGAATGTAAGTATCTATAACGTGAATAGCAGCCAGTTCAGAGCCTCTAACTAAGTGAAGAAACCAAAGACAATTTCTTAACCTAGTAACAAATGGTTTTATAACTGTCTCCAACTGGATATTATacattaaatcattaaaatatttgcattaaagTTAGGCTATTCAAACGTCAATATGTCAATAGTCTCATGAATATTTAAGGAGACTGATTCAATGAGAAAAGGGACTGTCTGAGTACAGAGTATCAGAAAGAGTTACATTAATTGTAGCTGATATTGAGGACACCTAAGTGAGACAACAGCAATCAGTACAAAACCATTAAGTGCTAACAGTACTGCAAACTAGGTGCAGAATACAACacgagttccctgatggctcagcaggtaaaagATCTGcctttgtcactgttgtggctttggttactgctgtggctcaggtgccatccctggcctaggaacttctgcatgtcaccagtgtgaccaaaacaaaccaaccagcTGAATGGAATAATCCAATCACATTAGTAATAAATCCGACCATACCTTGTGCATATTCAATCTCCATTGACTACTTGATGAATAAGCGGTTGGACACAGGCAATCCAACAGGAGCCTGCAGTTGCGGATTAGTAGGGCAGAAGTGGAGACCCAGCGCAAAAATTATTGGAGACAAGCTCTAGAttccaagaagaaagagaaggaaaccgCAAGAGCTGGAAAAGTCTTGTTTCCACAGAAACGAAAGCACCTTCAAAGTACAGAGACTTCACTGTCATGGAATAAATGAATATGGGACTTCACATATCACTGTTCTAGAGGATAAGCCCGGTTCcccctttctcccctctcttctctcttactACCCCAACCCTTCCTGGAACCTTCTTTCCAAAAGGTATCCCTGCAGCCTTCTGTTTTCCGGGGTCTGTCCTTGGGAAGCCCAGTTCTGTTTGCACTTGGCTGGGCTCAGAGAATTATAGGAAAGGGGCATTGGGCACATGTCTCAAGTTGCCAGCATCTCAGGGGGTGGATTCCCAGAGGTGCTCATTAAATGAACTTTTCCGTTGTCTTTCCATTCTACAAACAATGCTGGTCCTTTGGGGCACAGACATGAGAGAGTGGAAGATTTTCAGCCAAGATGGACAATTTTCAGCAAGCAGCCTTGGAGAGAGATGAATTTCCTTCCTCCCAGAAGAAATTCCTCTTTCTTTGGTTTGGCTTTTAAATGACAACGTGTCCCCCAGAGAACGTTTAATTCCTACAGGAACCAGACCCAAGAACCACCtttctggaatgctcttcccttgAAAAGTCTTTGGAGATGTCGTGAATCGCTTGTGTCCACAATGTCATGGAGGCCGAGAGGTCCTTTCTGAAGAAAAGCACAGTGATTAATAGTTTGGGTTTTCTTCAAAGGACCTTCACAATGAGGAGTAAAAGGAGTTTCCTTaatgaacagtgggttaaggttctggtgttgtggctgctgtagcttgggtcactgctctggagcaggttccatcccttgcccaggaatttccatatgccccaaatgagaccaaaaaaaaaatgagtactgAACAATATTCCTTCATATTGGCTGGTACCATGGAAGCATTTGTTGATATTGGCGAGGGCTCTAAATACACCCAGGTAGAGTGGATTGAAGAGTATTAAGGAAATCTAGCTGGAAAATATAAACTACAAAAAAGGGTTGTCTGGGAAATGAAAGAGAGAGTAAGGCATGGGTTAAgggaatataaaataacaaagaggcaatccctgctgtggcacaacaggatcagcagtgtttctgcagcactgggactcaggttctatccctagctcAGTACAATGGGTtaaactgcagcacaggttgcgaCAGCAGCTCAgttctgatccttggcctgggaactgcatatgtcacagggtagccaaaaaattaaaaaatgaattaaaatagggGAGAGGTTTTATTTCAAAGAGGATAATCATACCTGGTGCAGGCATTTGAATGCATAGGCTATTCTGGCTCCATAATTTGCAGGATGCAGTATTCCTTCTAAATCAAGGACAATCATGATGTGATATTCTTCCAATTTATAGAATGCATAGGTCCATAAATCAAGGGTTCAGAAGAGAAGAAGGCCCATTTACTATCACACCCAGTGGGGCGTCTGTGCTCTTGTCTCCACTACTCTGGCCTCTGCAAGTTTAGAGGTCTTGACTCTGTAAAGGGGACATACTTTCAGAGACAGTGGAAAAGTCCCATTGAACTTGAAGCTATGCTACTGCCTGGGACTTCAGGTCCTTTATGCCAAGAAGAGGAGTCACCCTCTGGGCAGGTGTGATTGACCCTTGACATCAATGTCATTTTGTGGTCATGGCAGTGCACAGGCACTGGTACTCTGCTGTGCCCAGTCAATGGCTGGGAGCTGCCAGGAACAACATCAGTAGAAACACAGTGGTGGATCCAGATAGCTATGGGTCAGTTATGCTCCCAGCAAGATATCTGAGTTCTGTGAACCTGGGAGAGGCAGCTTCCTTTAGCTGAGGGCAGTTCAGAAAGACAGCTAAAGGATGGATGAGCTCACAGGGCTGCACTGTCTGCACCTGGATGATAAGCCCTTATTCCTGAGGCAGAATCTAGACAACAAAGCCCAGCATTTACTATAGTCTGTGCTATGGGACCTTTGggttaactttattttaaattgagaaatgATTGTCTTATGACATTACATTAGACTTAGGTATATGATGCAGTGAttcaatatatgtatacactgcaAGGATatcactatatatgtatatataatgaaatgtgtgtgtgtgtataatggaatactactcagccactaaaaaacAATGAAGTTCTGCCCTTGGcgacaacatgaatggaactagaggttACTAGGCTGAGCgaaataagacagagagagaatgacatatactgtatgttatcacttccatgtggaatctaaaaagtacatgaataaatataatataaaggaaacaaactcacagatacagacaTCAAACcattggggagagggaagggaggggggggcAAGATGGGGTAGGGGATTCAGAGTCAtcaactactatgtataaaataaaatagcagttctcttgtggctcagtggcttaaggatccagcgttctcactgctgtggctcttgttacagctgtggtgtaagttcaattcctggcactTCCACAAGacatgggtgcagacaaaaataaagaaatttagtaAAATAATCAACAAGTATATATTCTATAGCACAAagaatatggccaatattttatcacttttcaaaaattttagtggcatagagttgacttacaatgttgtgttaatttcgggtgtacagcaaagggagtCTGTTGTACATGGAcatatatacccattcttttgggggttattttcccaaataggttaATATAATAACTTTTTACTAGGTTGCCAGTTTAGTACAAAAGCATATCAATCAGGATAAAACATAAAAGTGATGCATCAGGCAAGGTATGGAGAGTGAGCTGCCACGCCCCCTCCCTGCACTAGCCTCTCCCCATATTTCCATgggttcaccaacctggaagcctTCCAAGCCCTGTCCTGGATTTTTATGGAGACTTCAATACTTCTGCAGGATTAATGACATCTTTTACCATTGGTGATTTATTCAACTGTCAGCCACTCTTCCGTCCTAGAAGTTATAAGGTTAcaataactttattatttttttaatggccatgcccatggcatatggaagttcctgggccagctgcagctgtggcctacgatggcacaaagccagatcctttcacccactgcactaggctgaggattgaacccacgcctccacagggACCCCAGCCACGGccgtcagatttttaacccaccgtcccacagcaggaacaccaaggttataataactttaaatgcagtataatctataaaaatattgaatcactatgttgtaatatattgttattataatataatactgtaaaccaattatacttcaGTTGAAAAGATTATCACCACAGTATGTCTAGTTGACATCCATAACCATACATGGCTAGAAATTGGGGGGAGTTTtgtgataagaatttttaaaatctactggTTATAGAGACATTTAAATACACAAGAGTATTATGAACCATAGTCCCTTTGTATGTTACATTACCAGGGCTTATTTCATAAACTGGACATTTGGCTTTTACACATTCaacccaccctccaccccctgcctctaGTGACCACCAATCTGGTTcttgtatctgtttttttttttaattccacataaaaatgaggtcatacagtatttgtctttctctaacttacttcacttaacataatgccctcaagtttcacaaatggcaggattcgCTTCCTTCTCATGGcttgattatatatgtatatacaatgcgtatatgtaatataaaatgaattatgtgtataaatatatgtaccaaattttctttatccttttatccATAACTGAACTCAggtgtttccaagtcttggctattataagcactgctgcaatgaacatggggatgcagattgtttttcgaattagtgtttctgtttctttcGTATAAATACCTAGCAGTAGAGCTGCTAGACTGTGTGGTCGTTCTAGTTTTACTTTTTGGAggtcctccatcctgttctccacagtggctacaaCAATTGACATTCCTAgaaacagtgcacaagggttcccttttctccacaccctcaccaacatttggtagtccctgaatttttttcttttttttaagtgtccttACAAGAGGAAGTACACAGACCAGCGATTGAACCCTtatcacagcagtggcaatgccagatccttaacctctgtgctaccaggaaactccagtcCCTGTATTTTGAtattagccattctaacaggtatgaggtgatatatctgtggttgtgattttcttttctctgctgaatagtgatgttgagcacatttttttttgtctttttgctatttcttgggccgctcccacggcatatggaggttcccaggctaggggtcgaatcagagctgtagccaccggcctacgccagagccacagcaacacgggatccgagccgcgtctgcaacctacaccgcagctcacagcaacgccggatcattaacccaccgagcaagggcagggactgaatccacaacctcatggttcctagtcggattcgttaaccactgcaccacgacgggaactcctgttgagcaCATTTTGAATTACCTGTTGATCagctgtatgccttctttgggaaaatgcctATTAAAATCCTCTGCCCATCTATggttagattatttttttctaattttttgttagTGTGAGTTCCTCATATACTTTGAATATTAATCCtatatcagatatatgacttgcaaaaattttcattcagtaggttgtctttttattttgttgttggttCCTTTATtgtgtaaaagctttttagttggctgtagtcccacttgttctttttgcttttgttgcttttacttGGATCAACTTTTTTGCTCGGGTTCTGGAGACAGCTCTTTTATAGTTTCCatgggtcatttttattttttttcatttttttaagttttatggaagtataatgggtttacaatgttataattatttctgctgtacaaaaagtTACCtagtttggagttcctatcatggctcaacagaagggaatccaactagcatccatgaggatgcagttttgatccctggccttgctcagtgggttaaggatctggtgttgctgtggctgcattgtaggccagcagctacagctctgattaaacccctagcatggagaacctccatatgttgtgggtgtggccctaaaaagacccaaaaaaagtgacctagttatacatataaacacatccattcttttgcagatccttttcccatatagatcatcacagaatgctgggtagaggttcctgggctataCACCAGGTCTCCATTCTCCAGTCATtcatacacctcagtgtgcatatgccaatcccatacCCCTAGCCCATCCCTACCTGGATCAACATTTTTGCATAGGTTCTGGAAAAGgctctttcagagttcccaagGCTTGTCTTTAGGGGAGAGGGTGAGTGAGATGAACTACTAGTAAGAGGAGCATCCAGGGGTCAAACTATATCTTCTGGTTATAGAGGTGCCTCGAGGCCACATTCTGGGCTATACTTTCTCCATCCCCCTCTCCTTGAATGATATCTCTGCTAAACCGGATGGCTTCCTTGCTGGGTGGACCTGACCCTCAATCTTGAGGGTCCTGAGTCCTggtcatcatttttttctcagatcATGTCTCCTGTACTTGATCATTTACGGTCAAAATTGGGAAAGGTACTAACAAGGAATGCCCCACAGACATTTCcgtcaccccaaaaggaaactcaGTACCCATTAAGCAGTTGCTAATTACTCTCTCTACTGGAAACCACCAACAAGCTTTCTTTCTCATGGATTTCTTATTCTGGATATTTCGATACACGGAGTCATACAATGTGTGACTTTTGTGTCTGGCCTCTTTCAATTAAGCATCATGTTTGTGAGAGGCACCCACATTGTAGTACATATTGATACTTcattccttaaaaatattattgggctttcctgccatggtgcactggggactgcagcagctagggtttctgcagaagctcaggtttgatccccaggcctgggcagtgggataaaggatgcaatgcagtgttgctgcagctgtagcctaggtcacagctgtagcttggattcagtccctggacaagtaatttccatatgctgcagttgcagccataagttttttttttttttttgaaatttaatgatttttatttttttccattatagctgtggAAAATTAtggaagcctttttaaaaaacaattttgataaatattaaggTTGACAAATTAGAGGGTAGAGAGGatattggttattttttaaattgtgtcatAAAATGGATGGGTTACAcaaattccttcatttatttatttattttattttatttatctttttgccttttctagggccgctcccacggcatatggaggttcccagggtaggggtctaatcagagctgtagccaccggcctatgccagagccacagcaactcgggatccgagccgtgtctgcaacctacaccgcagctcacagcaacgccagatccttaatccactgagcaaggccagggattgaacctgcaacctcatggttccaagtcagattcgttaaccacttagccatgacggaactcctccTCCATTTATTTGAAGGAAAGAGTGCTTAGTCAGTTtggactgctgtaacaaaataccacaaactaaGGAGCCTATAcgcaacaaaaatatatttctcaagttctgcaggctggaagtctgagattagGAGATCAGGAGGCCAATATGATCAAGTTCTGGTGAAGATGCTCTTCCAGGTTTCAGACTGTTCacttctcattgtgtcctcatggggcagaaaacagagataaaaagttCTCTCATGCTCTCCCAAGGGTACCAATCCCATCATGAAGGCTCCATCCCCATGACTTCATTAAATCTTAGTTACCTCCCAAAAGCCCCGCATCCTAAAACCATCACATGGGGGATAGGGTTTCAACACAAATGTTGGGTCCAGAACATTCAGTCCAGAACAAGTATGAATGGGGAAATCAGCAGAAATATGCTAGTGCTTACCTGAGAACTATATACCCTTTATTTGACTCCTGATTTTATCtggaaaagaaaacctaaacTTTGAAtgacatatattaattttttgacatatattaatttttgaaGATCCAGTTTTCTGTGAACACTGTTTCATTGCTTTATATAATAAGCagtgtctctttttattttaagtgaagcacaacataatttaaaaaacatgtgcAAATCTTAAATGGATGAAGGTCTTTGACTGATATACACATTCATAGCTATTACCTAGATCAGGATGTAAAACACTTCCATCACCCATAATGTGTCTTTGTGACCTTTCCCAGTCAATACCTCCCAAACCTATGTGCCTGATATCCTGGCTCCTACCTCCATTACTTGGCT comes from the Phacochoerus africanus isolate WHEZ1 chromosome 4, ROS_Pafr_v1, whole genome shotgun sequence genome and includes:
- the LOC125124286 gene encoding olfactory receptor 7D4-like, yielding MEAGNHTGVSLFLLLGLSEDPELQPFLFGLFLSMYLVTVLGNLLIILAVSSDSRLHTPMYFFLSNLSFVDICFVSTTVLKMLVNIQAQSKDISYVGCLAQVYFFVVFAGMDDFLLTVMAYDRFVAICHPLHYMVTMNARLCVLLVLMCWFVIFWVALVHLLLLMQLTFCVGTEIPHFSCELAQILKVACSDTLINDICLYVATGLLCMLPFTGIVFSYSQIVSTLMKMASTEGKYKAFSTCGSHLSVVSLFYGTSLGVYLTSAVTHSPHRISIASVMYTVVTPMLNPFIYSLRNKDVKGALGRLLS